Proteins encoded in a region of the Pelmatolapia mariae isolate MD_Pm_ZW linkage group LG16_19, Pm_UMD_F_2, whole genome shotgun sequence genome:
- the dip2a gene encoding disco-interacting protein 2 homolog A isoform X4, with protein MAERSSTGLLTMMLEPTPAVAMTLPAEVREKLAELELELSEGDITQKGYEKKRGKLLAPYIPQIQGVDPSLQIDNRIQASSQVALQGSKSNKSRAANTRDERFRSDLHTEAVQAALAKYKERKMPMPSKRRSVLVQSSVEACTPPDTSSASEDEGSLRRQGRLTTSTPYQGHSHPAVEHWFNRVIQGSSTSSSASSTSSHPGGRSVTTTNTTAHAALNVNAAATALADLMAHTQLDNHSAPPDVTGLSERSSHHAERPHVASVRGVSRGFNHHTSVMETADGCEWRGEGSLTLIDGVPVNSRVSNKIQQLLNTLKRPKRPPLREFFVDDFEELLDVQQPDPNQPKPEGQQMCPLEGEPLGVVTNWPPSLPAALQRWGTTQPKSPCLTALDNAGKPVYTLTYGKLWTRSQKLGYTLLNKLSSRNEPLLVPGDRVALVFPNNDPVMFMVAFYGCLLAELVPVPIEVPLTRKDAGSQQIGFLLGSCGVTLALTTDACQKGLPKAQTGEVATFKGWPRLLWFVTDGKHVVKPPKDWHPPIREASNDIAYIEYKTSKEGSTMGITVSHSAMLAHCHALTQACGYTEGETITNVLDFKREAGLWHGVLTSVMNRMHVISIPYSLMKVNPLSWIMKVHTYKARVAVVKSRDMHWSLLAQRDQRDISLSSLRMLIVADGANPWSISSCDAFLNVFQSRGLRPEVICPCASSSEAMTVAIRRPPEMGVPPPGKAVLSMGGLSHGVIRVDTEEKLSVLTVQDVGQVMPGALVCVVRAEGIPYLCQTDEVGEICVSSGSTGVAYYGLPGMTKNIFETVPVTPSGIPISDRPFTRTSLLGFVGPDSLVFVVGKMDGLMVVSGRRHNADDVVATALAVEPMKFVYRGRIAVFSVSVLHDERIVVVAEQRPDASEEDSFQWMSRVLQAIDSIHQVGVYCLALVPANTLPKAPLGGIHISETKQRFLEGALHPCNVLMCPHTCVTNLPKPRQKQPEVGPASMIVGNLVAGKRIAQACGRDLGQLEDNDQFLYIQDVLQWRAQATPDHPLFLVLNAKGTVSSSASCLQLHKRAERVAAALMGRLNTGDHVALVYPPGIDLIATFYGCLYAGCVPVTVRPPHPQNLATTLPTVKMIVEVSKSVCILTTQAITKLLKSKEAAAAVDIKSWPTVLDTDDLPRKKSPQMYKPPTPEMLAYLDFSVSTTGILAGVKMSHAATSALCRSIKLQCELYPSRQIAICLDPYCGLGFALWCLCSVYSGHQSILVPPLELESNASLWLAAVSQYKVRVTFCSYSVMEMCTKGLGSQTEALRLRNVNLSCVRTCMVVAEERPRIALTQSFSKIFKDLGLSPRAVSTTFGCRVNVAICLQGTAGPDPTTVYVDMRALRHDRVRLVERGSPHSLPLMESGKILPGVKVIIANTETKGPLGDSHLGEIWVSSPHNATGYYTVYGEEALHADHFNTKLSFGDTQTVWARTGYLGFLRRTELTDASGERHDALYVVGSLDETLELRGMRYHPIDIETSVIRSHKSIAECAVFTWTNLLVVVVELEGSEQEALDLVALVTNVVLEEHYLIVGVVVVVDPGVIPINSRGEKQRMHLRDGFLADQLDPIYVAYNM; from the exons GGGACATCACTCAGAAGGGCTATGAGAAGAAAAGAGGCAAGCTGTTGGCACCGTACATCCCACAGATACAAG GTGTAGATCCATCTCTGCAAATCGACAACAGGATCCAAGCCTCGTCCCAAGTTGCTCTTCAAGGTTCCAAATCCAACAAGTCTCGGGCTGCCAACACCCGGGATGAGCGCTTCAGATCTG ATCTGCACACAGAAGCCGTCCAAGCAGCTTTGGCAAAGTACAAAGAGAGGAAGATGCCCATGCCCTCCAAGAGACGGTCCGTGCTAGTTCAGTCTTCTGTAGAGGCATGCACCCCGCCAG ACACCTCCTCAGCGTCAGAAGACGAGGGCTCGCTGCGCCGACAGGGACGTCTGACCACCTCCACGCCCTACCAGGGCCACAGCCACCCAGCTGTTGAGCACTGGTTTAACCGTGTCATCCAGGGTTCGTCCACTTCATCCTCCGCGTCATCCACTTCATCCCACCCGGGAGGGAGATCCGtcaccaccaccaacaccactGCCCACGCAGCCCTGAACGTCAATGCCGCAGCCACCGCTCTGGCAGACCTTATGGCACACACCCAGCTAG ATAACCACTCAGCGCCCCCTGACGTGACGGGGCTGTCGGAGCGCTCCTCGCATCACGCAGAGCGGCCCCATGTGGCCTCGGTGCGAGGCGTTTCCCGCGGCTTCAACCACCACACCAGCGTCATGGAGACCGCAGATG GATGTGAGTGGAGAGGTGAAGGATCCCTCACTTTAATTGATG GTGTTCCAGTCAACAGTCGCGTCTCCAACAAAATCCAGCAGCTGCTCAATACACTGAAGAGACCAAAGCGTCCACCGTTGCGCGAGTTCTTTGTTGACGACTTTGAGGAGCTTTTGGATG TCCAGCAGCCAGATCCCAACCAGCCAAAGCCAGAAGGCCAGCAGATGTGTCCCCTGGAAGGGGAGCCTCTTGGGGTGGTGACCAACTGGCCTCCCTCCTTGCCAGCAGCCCTACAAAGGTGGGGAACCACTCAGCCCAAGAGCCCCTGCCTGACGGCACTCGACAATGCTGGCAAGCCTGTCTACACACTCACCTATG GTAAACTGTGGACCCGCAGTCAGAAACTGGGCTATACGCTTCTTAATAAGCTGAGCAGCAGAAACGAGCCTCTGCTCGTGCCTGGAGACAGA GTTGCACTTGTTTTCCCCAACAATGATCCGGTGATGTTCATGGTGGCCTTCTACGGCTGTCTCCTGGCAGAGCTTGTCCCTGTGCCTATTGAAGTGCCGCTGACCAGAAAG GATGCGGGAAGTCAACAGATCGGCTTTCTGTTGGGCAGCTGCGGCGTCACGTTGGCACTGACCACTGACGCCTGTCAGAAAGGCCTGCCCAAAGCACAAACGGGGGAGGTTGCCACTTTCAAAG GCTGGCCGCGGCTGCTGTGGTTTGTGACAGATGGAAAACATGTTGTGAAGCCTCCAAAAGACTGGCACCCTCCAATACGGGAAGCCAGTAACGACATTGCCTATATAGAA TATAAAACCAGCAAAGAAGGAAGCACCATGGGAATCACAGTGTCTCATTCAGCCATGCTGGCTCACTGTCATGCCCTCACGCAGGCCTGTGGCTACACTGAAG gtGAGACGATAACCAACGTCCTGGACTTCAAGAGAGAAGCAGGATTATGGCACGGTGTTCTCACT AGCGTCATGAATCGGATGCATGTGATCAGCATTCCCTACTCCCTGATGAAAGTCAACCCTCTGTCTTGGATAATGAAGGTTCACACATATAAAG CTCGGGTAGCAGTGGTGAAGTCGAGGGACATGCACTGGTCTCTGCTGGCCCAGAGAGACCAGAGAGACATCAGCCTGAGCTCACTGCGAATGCTTATCGTTGCTGACGGAGCTAATCCAT GGTCGATATCCTCCTGCGATGCCTTCCTCAACGTGTTTCAGTCACGTGGGCTGCGACCTGAGGTGATCTGTCCATGTGCCAGCTCTTCAGAAGCAATGACTGTCGCCATCCGCAG ACCTCCAGAAATGGGGGTTCCTCCTCCCGGGAAGGCGGTGCTGTCCATGGGTGGGCTGAGTCACGGGGTGATCCGTGTGGACACTGAGGAGAAACTCTCTGTTCTTACAGTGCAGGATGTGGGACAGGTCATGCCTGGAG CCTTGGTCTGTGTGGTGCGAGCTGAGGGAATACCTTATCTCTGTCAGACAGACGAGGTCGGAGAGATCTGCGTGAGCTCAGGCAGCACCGGTGTCGCTTACTACGGCCTCCCAGGCATGACCAAGAACATCTTTGAG ACTGTCCCTGTAACACCGTCTGGGATCCCAATCAGTGACCGACCTTTCACTAGAACCTCACTGCTGGGCTTTGTAGGACCA GACAGCCTTGTGTTTGTTGTGGgaaagatggatggattgatggtcGTCAGTGGGCGGAGACATAACGCTGATGACGTAGTTGCCACAGCGCTGGCCGTGGAGCCCATGAAGTTTGTGTACAGGGGAAG GATCGCagtgttttctgtgtctgtacTGCACGACGAGCGGATCGTCGTAGTggcagagcagaggccagaTGCCTCAGAGGAAGACAGCTTCCAGTGGATGAGCCGTGTTCTCCAG GCCATAGACAGCATCCATCAGGTTGGGGTGTACTGCCTGGCTCTGGTACCCGCTAACACGCTTCCTAAGGCTCCCCTCGGCGGCATCCATATATCTGAGACCAAGCAACGCTTCCTGGAGGGTGCTTTACACCCCTGCAATGTCCTTATGTGCCCTCACACATGCGTCACTAACCTGCCCAAGCCGAGACAGAAACAGCCAG AGGTTGGTCCTGCTTCTATGATAGTGGGCAACTTGGTGGCAGGCAAGAGGATAGCACAAGCCTGCGGGAGAGACTTGGGACAGCTGGAGGACAATGACCAG TTCCTCTACATTCAGGATGTGCTACAGTGGAGAGCTCAGGCCACTCCAGATCATCCTCTGTTTCTGGTTCTCAATGCTAAG GGTACAGTGTCCAGCTCagcttcctgtctgcagctgcacAAGCGAGCAGAGCGAGTGGCAGCAGCTCTGATGGGACGCCTGAACACTGGAGACCACGTAGCACTTGTCTATCCACCAG GAATTGACCTGATTGCCACTTTCTACGGCTGCCTGTACGCTGGCTGTGTGCCAGTCACCGTCAGACCGCCACATCCACAGAACCTGGCCACCACTCTGCCCACCGTCAAAATGATCGTTGAG GTCAGCAAGTCAGTGTGCATCCTGACAACCCAAGCAATAACGAAGCTGCTGAAATCcaaagaagctgctgctgctgtggacaTCAAGAGCTGGCCCACCGTGCTGGACACTG ATGATCTCCCCAGGAAGAAGAGCCCCCAGATGTACAAGCCCCCAACCCCAGAGATGTTGGCTTACCTGGACTTCAGTGTGTCCACAACAGGCATCCTGGCAGGGGTCAAA ATGTCTCATGCTGCCACCAGTGCCTTGTGTCGCTCCATTAAGCTGCAGTGTGAGCTCTACCCATCCCGGCAGATCGCCATCTGTCTGGACCCGTACTGCGGCCTGGGCTTTGCTCTCTGGTGCCTGTGCAG TGTGTACTCGGGCCATCAGTCGATCCTGGTTCCACCCCTGGAGTTGGAGAGCAACGCATCTCTGTGGCTTGCAGCCGTCAGCCAGTACAAAGTGCGCGTCACGTTCTGCTCGTACTCAGTCATGGAGATGTGCACCAAAGGACTGGGTTCACAGACAGAAGCACTGCGG CTGAGAAATGTGAACCTGTCCTGTGTGCGTACCTGCATGGTGGTAGCAGAGGAAAGGCCCCGCATAGCCCTCACTCAGTCCTTCTCGAAGATCTTCAAAGACCTGGGGCTTTCACCGAGAGCTGTGAGCACCACCTTCGGCTGCAGGGTGAACGTAGCGATCTGTTTGCAG ggTACAGCTGGACCAGATCCCACCACAGTTTATGTGGACATGAGAGCGCTACGACACGATAG GGTTCGCCTGGTTGAGAGAGGGTCACCGCACAGCCTGCCATTGATGGAGTCTGGAAAG ATCCTTCCTGGAGTAAAAGTCATCATTGCAAACACGGAGACTAAAGGACCCTTGGGAGACTCCCATCTAGGAGAG ATCTGGGTGAGCAGTCCCCACAATGCCACAGGATACTACACAGTTTATGGGGAGGAGGCGCTGCATGCTGACCATTTCAACACCAAGCTGAGCTTCGGGGACACTCAGACAGTCTGGGCAAGGACCGGCTACCTGGGCTTCCTGCGGCGCACTGAGCTGACCGATGCCAGCGGAG AGCGTCATGACGCCCTCTATGTGGTGGGCTCTCTTGATGAGACTCTGGAGCTGAGGGGGATGAGGTATCACCCAATTGACATCGAGACCTCTGTTATCCGTTCTCACAAGAGCATAGCTGAATG TGCGGTGTTCACATGGACCAACCTGCTCGTGGTGGTTGTAGAACTGGAGGGATCTGAGCAGGAGGCCCTCGACCTGGTGGCCCTGGTCACCAATGTGGTCCTGGAGGAGCACTACCTCATCGtaggggtggtggtggtagtaGACCCCGGCGTCATCCCCATCAACTCCAGAGGGGAGAAACAACGCATGCACCTCAGAGATGGATTCCTGGCTGACCAGCTGGATCCCATATATGTGGCTTACAACATGTGA
- the dip2a gene encoding disco-interacting protein 2 homolog A isoform X6, with amino-acid sequence MAERSSTGLLTMMLEPTPAVAMTLPAEVREKLAELELELSEGDITQKGYEKKRGKLLAPYIPQIQGVDPSLQIDNRIQASSQVALQGSKSNKSRAANTRDERFRSDLHTEAVQAALAKYKERKMPMPSKRRSVLVQSSVEACTPPDTSSASEDEGSLRRQGRLTTSTPYQGHSHPAVEHWFNRVIQGSSTSSSASSTSSHPGGRSVTTTNTTAHAALNVNAAATALADLMAHTQLDNHSAPPDVTGLSERSSHHAERPHVASVRGVSRGFNHHTSVMETADGVPVNSRVSNKIQQLLNTLKRPKRPPLREFFVDDFEELLDVQQPDPNQPKPEGQQMCPLEGEPLGVVTNWPPSLPAALQRWGTTQPKSPCLTALDNAGKPVYTLTYGKLWTRSQKLGYTLLNKLSSRNEPLLVPGDRVALVFPNNDPVMFMVAFYGCLLAELVPVPIEVPLTRKDAGSQQIGFLLGSCGVTLALTTDACQKGLPKAQTGEVATFKGWPRLLWFVTDGKHVVKPPKDWHPPIREASNDIAYIEYKTSKEGSTMGITVSHSAMLAHCHALTQACGYTEGETITNVLDFKREAGLWHGVLTSVMNRMHVISIPYSLMKVNPLSWIMKVHTYKARVAVVKSRDMHWSLLAQRDQRDISLSSLRMLIVADGANPWSISSCDAFLNVFQSRGLRPEVICPCASSSEAMTVAIRRPPEMGVPPPGKAVLSMGGLSHGVIRVDTEEKLSVLTVQDVGQVMPGALVCVVRAEGIPYLCQTDEVGEICVSSGSTGVAYYGLPGMTKNIFETVPVTPSGIPISDRPFTRTSLLGFVGPDSLVFVVGKMDGLMVVSGRRHNADDVVATALAVEPMKFVYRGRIAVFSVSVLHDERIVVVAEQRPDASEEDSFQWMSRVLQAIDSIHQVGVYCLALVPANTLPKAPLGGIHISETKQRFLEGALHPCNVLMCPHTCVTNLPKPRQKQPEVGPASMIVGNLVAGKRIAQACGRDLGQLEDNDQARKFLYIQDVLQWRAQATPDHPLFLVLNAKGTVSSSASCLQLHKRAERVAAALMGRLNTGDHVALVYPPGIDLIATFYGCLYAGCVPVTVRPPHPQNLATTLPTVKMIVEVSKSVCILTTQAITKLLKSKEAAAAVDIKSWPTVLDTDDLPRKKSPQMYKPPTPEMLAYLDFSVSTTGILAGVKMSHAATSALCRSIKLQCELYPSRQIAICLDPYCGLGFALWCLCSVYSGHQSILVPPLELESNASLWLAAVSQYKVRVTFCSYSVMEMCTKGLGSQTEALRLRNVNLSCVRTCMVVAEERPRIALTQSFSKIFKDLGLSPRAVSTTFGCRVNVAICLQGTAGPDPTTVYVDMRALRHDRVRLVERGSPHSLPLMESGKILPGVKVIIANTETKGPLGDSHLGEIWVSSPHNATGYYTVYGEEALHADHFNTKLSFGDTQTVWARTGYLGFLRRTELTDASGERHDALYVVGSLDETLELRGMRYHPIDIETSVIRSHKSIAECAVFTWTNLLVVVVELEGSEQEALDLVALVTNVVLEEHYLIVGVVVVVDPGVIPINSRGEKQRMHLRDGFLADQLDPIYVAYNM; translated from the exons GGGACATCACTCAGAAGGGCTATGAGAAGAAAAGAGGCAAGCTGTTGGCACCGTACATCCCACAGATACAAG GTGTAGATCCATCTCTGCAAATCGACAACAGGATCCAAGCCTCGTCCCAAGTTGCTCTTCAAGGTTCCAAATCCAACAAGTCTCGGGCTGCCAACACCCGGGATGAGCGCTTCAGATCTG ATCTGCACACAGAAGCCGTCCAAGCAGCTTTGGCAAAGTACAAAGAGAGGAAGATGCCCATGCCCTCCAAGAGACGGTCCGTGCTAGTTCAGTCTTCTGTAGAGGCATGCACCCCGCCAG ACACCTCCTCAGCGTCAGAAGACGAGGGCTCGCTGCGCCGACAGGGACGTCTGACCACCTCCACGCCCTACCAGGGCCACAGCCACCCAGCTGTTGAGCACTGGTTTAACCGTGTCATCCAGGGTTCGTCCACTTCATCCTCCGCGTCATCCACTTCATCCCACCCGGGAGGGAGATCCGtcaccaccaccaacaccactGCCCACGCAGCCCTGAACGTCAATGCCGCAGCCACCGCTCTGGCAGACCTTATGGCACACACCCAGCTAG ATAACCACTCAGCGCCCCCTGACGTGACGGGGCTGTCGGAGCGCTCCTCGCATCACGCAGAGCGGCCCCATGTGGCCTCGGTGCGAGGCGTTTCCCGCGGCTTCAACCACCACACCAGCGTCATGGAGACCGCAGATG GTGTTCCAGTCAACAGTCGCGTCTCCAACAAAATCCAGCAGCTGCTCAATACACTGAAGAGACCAAAGCGTCCACCGTTGCGCGAGTTCTTTGTTGACGACTTTGAGGAGCTTTTGGATG TCCAGCAGCCAGATCCCAACCAGCCAAAGCCAGAAGGCCAGCAGATGTGTCCCCTGGAAGGGGAGCCTCTTGGGGTGGTGACCAACTGGCCTCCCTCCTTGCCAGCAGCCCTACAAAGGTGGGGAACCACTCAGCCCAAGAGCCCCTGCCTGACGGCACTCGACAATGCTGGCAAGCCTGTCTACACACTCACCTATG GTAAACTGTGGACCCGCAGTCAGAAACTGGGCTATACGCTTCTTAATAAGCTGAGCAGCAGAAACGAGCCTCTGCTCGTGCCTGGAGACAGA GTTGCACTTGTTTTCCCCAACAATGATCCGGTGATGTTCATGGTGGCCTTCTACGGCTGTCTCCTGGCAGAGCTTGTCCCTGTGCCTATTGAAGTGCCGCTGACCAGAAAG GATGCGGGAAGTCAACAGATCGGCTTTCTGTTGGGCAGCTGCGGCGTCACGTTGGCACTGACCACTGACGCCTGTCAGAAAGGCCTGCCCAAAGCACAAACGGGGGAGGTTGCCACTTTCAAAG GCTGGCCGCGGCTGCTGTGGTTTGTGACAGATGGAAAACATGTTGTGAAGCCTCCAAAAGACTGGCACCCTCCAATACGGGAAGCCAGTAACGACATTGCCTATATAGAA TATAAAACCAGCAAAGAAGGAAGCACCATGGGAATCACAGTGTCTCATTCAGCCATGCTGGCTCACTGTCATGCCCTCACGCAGGCCTGTGGCTACACTGAAG gtGAGACGATAACCAACGTCCTGGACTTCAAGAGAGAAGCAGGATTATGGCACGGTGTTCTCACT AGCGTCATGAATCGGATGCATGTGATCAGCATTCCCTACTCCCTGATGAAAGTCAACCCTCTGTCTTGGATAATGAAGGTTCACACATATAAAG CTCGGGTAGCAGTGGTGAAGTCGAGGGACATGCACTGGTCTCTGCTGGCCCAGAGAGACCAGAGAGACATCAGCCTGAGCTCACTGCGAATGCTTATCGTTGCTGACGGAGCTAATCCAT GGTCGATATCCTCCTGCGATGCCTTCCTCAACGTGTTTCAGTCACGTGGGCTGCGACCTGAGGTGATCTGTCCATGTGCCAGCTCTTCAGAAGCAATGACTGTCGCCATCCGCAG ACCTCCAGAAATGGGGGTTCCTCCTCCCGGGAAGGCGGTGCTGTCCATGGGTGGGCTGAGTCACGGGGTGATCCGTGTGGACACTGAGGAGAAACTCTCTGTTCTTACAGTGCAGGATGTGGGACAGGTCATGCCTGGAG CCTTGGTCTGTGTGGTGCGAGCTGAGGGAATACCTTATCTCTGTCAGACAGACGAGGTCGGAGAGATCTGCGTGAGCTCAGGCAGCACCGGTGTCGCTTACTACGGCCTCCCAGGCATGACCAAGAACATCTTTGAG ACTGTCCCTGTAACACCGTCTGGGATCCCAATCAGTGACCGACCTTTCACTAGAACCTCACTGCTGGGCTTTGTAGGACCA GACAGCCTTGTGTTTGTTGTGGgaaagatggatggattgatggtcGTCAGTGGGCGGAGACATAACGCTGATGACGTAGTTGCCACAGCGCTGGCCGTGGAGCCCATGAAGTTTGTGTACAGGGGAAG GATCGCagtgttttctgtgtctgtacTGCACGACGAGCGGATCGTCGTAGTggcagagcagaggccagaTGCCTCAGAGGAAGACAGCTTCCAGTGGATGAGCCGTGTTCTCCAG GCCATAGACAGCATCCATCAGGTTGGGGTGTACTGCCTGGCTCTGGTACCCGCTAACACGCTTCCTAAGGCTCCCCTCGGCGGCATCCATATATCTGAGACCAAGCAACGCTTCCTGGAGGGTGCTTTACACCCCTGCAATGTCCTTATGTGCCCTCACACATGCGTCACTAACCTGCCCAAGCCGAGACAGAAACAGCCAG AGGTTGGTCCTGCTTCTATGATAGTGGGCAACTTGGTGGCAGGCAAGAGGATAGCACAAGCCTGCGGGAGAGACTTGGGACAGCTGGAGGACAATGACCAGGCACGTAAG TTCCTCTACATTCAGGATGTGCTACAGTGGAGAGCTCAGGCCACTCCAGATCATCCTCTGTTTCTGGTTCTCAATGCTAAG GGTACAGTGTCCAGCTCagcttcctgtctgcagctgcacAAGCGAGCAGAGCGAGTGGCAGCAGCTCTGATGGGACGCCTGAACACTGGAGACCACGTAGCACTTGTCTATCCACCAG GAATTGACCTGATTGCCACTTTCTACGGCTGCCTGTACGCTGGCTGTGTGCCAGTCACCGTCAGACCGCCACATCCACAGAACCTGGCCACCACTCTGCCCACCGTCAAAATGATCGTTGAG GTCAGCAAGTCAGTGTGCATCCTGACAACCCAAGCAATAACGAAGCTGCTGAAATCcaaagaagctgctgctgctgtggacaTCAAGAGCTGGCCCACCGTGCTGGACACTG ATGATCTCCCCAGGAAGAAGAGCCCCCAGATGTACAAGCCCCCAACCCCAGAGATGTTGGCTTACCTGGACTTCAGTGTGTCCACAACAGGCATCCTGGCAGGGGTCAAA ATGTCTCATGCTGCCACCAGTGCCTTGTGTCGCTCCATTAAGCTGCAGTGTGAGCTCTACCCATCCCGGCAGATCGCCATCTGTCTGGACCCGTACTGCGGCCTGGGCTTTGCTCTCTGGTGCCTGTGCAG TGTGTACTCGGGCCATCAGTCGATCCTGGTTCCACCCCTGGAGTTGGAGAGCAACGCATCTCTGTGGCTTGCAGCCGTCAGCCAGTACAAAGTGCGCGTCACGTTCTGCTCGTACTCAGTCATGGAGATGTGCACCAAAGGACTGGGTTCACAGACAGAAGCACTGCGG CTGAGAAATGTGAACCTGTCCTGTGTGCGTACCTGCATGGTGGTAGCAGAGGAAAGGCCCCGCATAGCCCTCACTCAGTCCTTCTCGAAGATCTTCAAAGACCTGGGGCTTTCACCGAGAGCTGTGAGCACCACCTTCGGCTGCAGGGTGAACGTAGCGATCTGTTTGCAG ggTACAGCTGGACCAGATCCCACCACAGTTTATGTGGACATGAGAGCGCTACGACACGATAG GGTTCGCCTGGTTGAGAGAGGGTCACCGCACAGCCTGCCATTGATGGAGTCTGGAAAG ATCCTTCCTGGAGTAAAAGTCATCATTGCAAACACGGAGACTAAAGGACCCTTGGGAGACTCCCATCTAGGAGAG ATCTGGGTGAGCAGTCCCCACAATGCCACAGGATACTACACAGTTTATGGGGAGGAGGCGCTGCATGCTGACCATTTCAACACCAAGCTGAGCTTCGGGGACACTCAGACAGTCTGGGCAAGGACCGGCTACCTGGGCTTCCTGCGGCGCACTGAGCTGACCGATGCCAGCGGAG AGCGTCATGACGCCCTCTATGTGGTGGGCTCTCTTGATGAGACTCTGGAGCTGAGGGGGATGAGGTATCACCCAATTGACATCGAGACCTCTGTTATCCGTTCTCACAAGAGCATAGCTGAATG TGCGGTGTTCACATGGACCAACCTGCTCGTGGTGGTTGTAGAACTGGAGGGATCTGAGCAGGAGGCCCTCGACCTGGTGGCCCTGGTCACCAATGTGGTCCTGGAGGAGCACTACCTCATCGtaggggtggtggtggtagtaGACCCCGGCGTCATCCCCATCAACTCCAGAGGGGAGAAACAACGCATGCACCTCAGAGATGGATTCCTGGCTGACCAGCTGGATCCCATATATGTGGCTTACAACATGTGA